GACCGCATCTGATAATGTACCAATTATGAAATTACTTTTATTACTGTTCTTGTTCCCAGTTCGGATTTACTTGATGTGCCGAAACTCTCGGCATTGGACTTGATATGTACGAAAGGAACATATTTCTGCGGGCTAATTGTGTTTCACATTGTAACAGTGTGTTTGTTTCTACAGGGTGGGTTCTGAGGCAGAACTAGGAGCAGTTGCAACTGGTtctcatgttgatgccattccattttCAGGCAAATATGATGGGGTCGTTGGTGTTCTGGGTGCTCTTGAGGCAATCAGTGTGCTACAACGGTATGAATTCTGTGTACTAATTTTTTTCATCATTTTTTGAACATAAATTTcatttttcccttttttttaattGATATTTGGCCATTGTACATGTTTATGTTTACCTTCCTTTTATTCAAAGTGTCAGATGGTTAAACTGCACTTGAGACCACATAAGGCTATACAAATATTAGATTTAGTTATACTTTCATATTGAAGAAAACCTGGCATTTTTTTCAATGTTGTCACACCCTCGGAGACATGACTCCAGGCTAATATAAATGTGAACTCCATTGTGATTTTCATCTTCAGAAAAACCTTACGTGCTTAGCTTGAATGTGTCATACAGGTCTGGTTTCCAGCCAAAAAGATCCTTGGAGGTTATTATGTTTACATCAGAGGAGCCTACACGATTTGGAATTAGCTGCTTGGGAAGGTTCACCCTCATTTACCACAAGTTACATGTTATTCTAATAAATGCTATCAATTCTGCTTGAGCTAATTGTCACTTGGTCTTAATTTGTGGGTTCTCATCTGTGCACTCTTTGAAAATGTGCAGCCGCTTAATGGCAGGGAGCGAGGAACTAGTTCAATCACTAAAAAGGACAGTTGACAACCACAATGTATCATTTGTTGATGCTGCTGACTCTGCTGGCTACAAGATACACCCAGATGATCTACATAATGTGTTTTTGAACCAAGATGCATATTTTGCTTTTATAGAATTGCACATTGAGCAGGGCCCCATTTTGGAAAAAGAAGGTCGGATTTGTTTTAGTTGTATCAGTACATATGTGGTTCGAAACATCTCTTACTCATGTCTGTTCTTATGAACAGGCATCCCAATTGGTATTGTAACTGCCATTGCTGCTCCTGCAAGTATTAAGGTGGAATTTGAAGGGAATGGGGGTCATGCTGGAGCAGTGCTAATGCCCGCAAGGTTAGCATCCATTTTTTGGCGTTACTGTTGAAGGGTCTCCACATGTATGTATGGTAAAGAGCCGAAGCAGTGTTTTGCAGAAATGATGCTGGATTGGCGGCAGCTGAGCTGGCATTAGCAGTTGAGAAACATGTTTTGGAATCAGGATCGATAGATACAGTTGGAACAGTTGGTATGTTTGATAAATTGGCTTTTATTTTCTAAGTCATGTGTAGTAGTACTAGCTCATGCATGTGCTACCGACTTATGTGTTCCTCTACAAAATGATTTGCAGTTGCACAAAGCATGTTTTGAATCCGGTGAATAGGATGCTTAGCCTGCATTTCCAAAATTATATTCATTTTAAGCCCTCTATGGATTGTAGGATTCCAATCCATATGATTTTTTCCTATAGATTGCCTTTGGATCAAAGAAATGGTGCTAGCGAATTCCTATGGATTTGATCCTATGCCTCAGTTCCATAAGAATTTGAACATCCACCCGAACCTCATTTTAAGATTTAATTACGTAGGATCAAGTCAATTTTCATGGGTTTCATCCAAATGACTATTCTGCAGATTTTCTGTGTTGTGCAATCCTCTGTTTTGCACCAGCAAGCGTATCAAATTCCTGTggttttcctattcctatgtttcctATATCTGTATTGAACCTTCCTTTGATCATTTCTTTGTTCAACTGTTAAAATAAATGCACATCTGTTGAAATGCAGAATATGTATCCATATTTAGCTAAGCCATGAGGCTTAACAACTTGAAAACATTAAATGGATTTTGATGTTCTTATTGAGAAAAATAGTTTGATGCTTAAATAAAAGGAATAGTGAGCATGGTTTGTAGTTATCTGTTGTAGACTAGGAGCTCAGTTATATATTCAAATGTTTTTTTCATTGTGAAAGTATGCTCATGCAGCTACTGGTCAACCAACATCTTAAGAAGATGGTCAAGGAAGGCTTGCCCACATCTTATTTTTCTAACAGATTATTCTCATATAGGTATTCTGCAGCTACATCCCGGAGCTATCAATAGCATCCCAAGTAAATCACACCTAGAAATTGGTAGGAGCCTGTAACTTCCGCTACAACTATTGTTTTTCCTAAGGGGAAATGGTTTTTTTTTTCAACCAGTAAATCCAAAATATCATATGTACAGATATAAGAGATATTGATGAGAAAAGAAGGAATGATGtcattgagaaggttcacaaatCTGCCATTGACATATCAAAGATCCGTGGAGTAGAACTATCGGAATTCAAGATCATCAACCAGGATCCGCCTGCTCTGTCTGACAAATCAGTCATAAACGCAATGGAATTTGCTGCAAAACAGCTGGGCCTAGAATACAAATTGATGATAAGCAGAGCTTATCACGATTCACTCTTCATGGCCAGGTGAAGTACCAGGCCCCAACAGAGATTTTCTCATTTAGCAATATTTGCAACGTGGTGCTTTGTATCATTTTAGCGCATTCATTGTGAGTTCTCTTGAGTAACACATACACCTGTCTTTGCTCTGCAGAATATCACCAATGGGTATGATCTTCATTCCCTGTTACAAAGGTTTGTACTCTGCTCTTCCATAACGCTATCATATATTTTGTCAAAACGAAGATGCTGCAATGTCCGAGATGATGTAAAATCCGATACCAGTTCGGAAGTATATGCCATATGTTTTTTATAGTATAGATCCTGGTGGATATTGAAAAGTCAGGATATTGCTTCTGTATTTGGTGGAGACTTCAGTGATGTTTTTTTTAGGAACTAGACTTAAGTGATATGATGTTTAAGTTTAGAATGCACGAAGTAAAACTAACAAACGGCTACAACATAAATGGCTGCTGAATTCATTCTTCTTTTCTGAACGGTGCCTAACATATCTTTCTGGCTGCAGGATACAGCCACAAGCCCGAAGAGTTTGCGTCGCCGGAGGACATGGCAAACGGAGTTCAGATGCTAGCCTTGACAATGGCCAAACTGTCCCTGGAGTGAGCACGGCTTGGGGAGAAATCAAGAGGGACTAGAATGGTCAAAATTGTGATGTGATAACATGTGGCGTTGATTATGCACGTGAAACCACTTAAGGTCAAAATGTTGTCGTCTCATTCTAAAACCATTTTCCAGCCGTTCTCAATCTCTGGTGATTTTGTCCAGAAGAAAGGCCCCCTCTGATTGGCATGActcgaaaaacatagtaataaggaAACATAATAATTCCATCCCCTTGTTGAATCATACGGGAATGGAAAATGCGTGAAGGTGCAGCAGAAGGTCTCTGGTTGCAACATGGTCTGAACTTTACTGGAGGACTAATTGCTTGTCACAGGAACACGCTAAATCCAGGGACCCCTTTGGCTAAAATGATTTCCATGGGAAAtttgaaggactggaagtcattaATAATTTTCCTCGATGTGTTGTTCGGTTTGTAGGTTTGACTTCTACagcttttatttttttttctaataAAAGAAGATTTTTGTGCATTATATTTCATAGAAATTTCACTATTGACATAGACCTTTTGTTTTTCCTATGATGCAATCATTGCTGTCCCTATGATGTAATCAAACATATTTTGATGCAAATTATAtcaggtactccctccattccaaaatagatgacttaacTTTATACtagtttagtacaaagttgagtcatctattttggaacggagggagtaggaagcAAGTAGACGTGGCTCCTGCTGTTTTTTTCCCGTCCTAGGTGTTTTAGGATTTCTATATGGAGTTCTCTCTCAAACTGCATATGAAGTAGTCCTTCAAAACTTCCTATGGTActctttcccgcaaaaaaaaagctTCCTATGGTACTCAATCTTATACATACATAATAAAAAAGATCTATGGAATATTCTCAAGAGCTAGGATCCTCTAAAATTCACATGAATTCCTATGTTTGAGAAAAAAAATTAACCGGCAAGCAGACGAAAGAGTTTGAGTGCATCATCGCTTGACAGCGGCCGTGACAGCGACTCGCGTTCCTTAGAGTTTGGCTGACCATANNNNNNNNNNNNNNNNNNNNNNNNNNNNNNNNNNNNNNNNNNNNNNNNNNNNNNNNNNNNNNNNNNNNNNNNNNNNNNNNNNNNNNNNNNNNNNNNNNNNNNNNNNNNNNNNNNNNNNNNNNNNNNNNNNNNNNNNNNNNNNNNNNNNNNNNNNNNNNNNNNNNNNNNNNNNNNNNNNNNNNNNNNNNNNNNNNNNNNNNNNNNNNNNNNNNNNNNNNNNNNNNNNNNNNNNNNNNNNNNNNNNNNNNNNNNNNNNNNNNNNNNNNNNNNNNNNNNNNNNNNNNNNNNNNNNNNNNNNNNNNNNNNNNNNNNNNNNNNNNNNNNNNNNNNNNNNNNNNNNNNNNNNNNNNNNNNNNNNNNNNNNNNNNNNNNNNNNNNNNNNNNNNNNNNNNNNNNNNNNNNNNNNNNNNNNNNNNNNNNNNNNNNNNNNNNNNNNNNNNNNNNNNNNNNNNNNNNNNNNNNNNNNNNNNNNNNNNNNNNNNNNNNNNNNNNNNNNNNNNNNNNNNNNNNNNNNNNNNNNNNNNNNNNNNNNNGATGCACCCTTCCCTTTTCCTGTCGGACCCTTCCCTCCCAGCCGATTTCCCGTCGTAGCGGGACATTTCTCGCTAGAGCCCTCTCCATTAAAACCTGATGACGCCCATATCACCTTCGCCATGGTGCCCTCTCTTCTTTACAACATACTTCCCCATGGACCAACAAGGAGGAGTCCCCCGCCAAGCGCCTCGCTTTCCACCCTGATCCCCGACCCCTATGTTCGTGTCGATCCGCCCGTGACGCCCCCNNNNNNNNNNNNNNNNNNNNNNNNNNNNNNNNNNNNNNNNNNNNNNNNNNNNNNNNNNNNNNNNNNNNNNNNNNNNNNNNNNNNNNNNNNNNNNNNNNNNNNNNNNNNNNNNNNCATTTTCTAAAAGCCTAATCTCAACATTGAAAAACATCAGGAAAGGATTTAGGCGTGCACAGCTTAATTAGTCCTAGCAAATCTATAACACCAGTAGTTCTTCAAATCACATTTTGTTTTAGATTGACACTAAACCATCTACTAAAAATGTCAAACTAAATAGGAACTCAGAGTATGTCCGTGCGTTGATATGGAACAAATGCAAGTAAATGAATCAACCAATTTATCTAAGCACATGCCTAATGTATGCCCTCTTTATCAATTTGTTTAGTAAATACTATGGGATTGGTCGCCAGAATAATTTTTGTGCCAACCGAATTTCATGTATGTCTTCTTCCTCTCTCGTTCATCCTCCTCTTCCCGTTCTTGCGACCCACACTCTTGAAGCCAGGCTAACTGTTGCCTTCTTCCTCtccttcggcctcctcctcccactCCACCGGCCTAACCGTAGTCCCCTGCGTACTTTGAGCCGATGTCGAGACTCATCAGCCAAGGCCGATCATCGTCATGACTTCATATTATAGAGTTGTAGATGTCCTTAACATGACTGAAACTGATTGACCAATGGTAGAAGTGCCCTTAATATTTTGGGAGGACTGATGGTTATAGTTTGTTCCTTTAGCCACTCAGTTTATGGGACTTGTACTACATAGTTAATGAGCAAGGCAAGACTAGTTCATATCTGGGATGCCAATGGATTAGGCCCGGTAGAAGGAGCGGCAACGATGAGTTGATGCAACGGTGACATGCATTGGAAAGTGTTGCTCAAATTTTTGTGAGCACCAGATTGTTTGGCAATATATGAGGCTAAGTATGGATCACTCTTctgaattgaaaggatcgatatggttgactagaggggggggggtgaataggcaactaacaatttttaaccttttctttaccaaattaaactttgcaacaaaaaggTTGTCTAgaagtgcaactaggtgagcaacctatatgatgcaataaagactacaacacaagcaagcaagggatgaaACAACAAGTAAGCTTGCaggagtaaaggcacgaaataaccaagagtggagccggtggagacgaggatgtgttaccggagttccttccttttaagggaagtacgtctccgttagagcggtgtggaggcacaatgctccccaagaagccactagggccaccgtattctcctcacgccctcacacaatgcgagatgccgtgattccactattggtgcccttgaaggcggcgaccgaacctttacaagcaaggttggggctatctccacaacaatcggaggctcccaacaacaacaacaacaccacgaagcttcaccacaatggagtatggcttcgaggtgacctcaaccgtctagggtgctcaacacccaagagtaacaagatccgcaaaggataagtgggggaatcaaatttctcttggtggaagtgtagatctgggccttctcaaccaatcccgagcaaatcaacaagtttgattggctagggagagagatcgggcgaaaatggagctttgagcaacaatggagctttgggggaaagaggtaggtcaacaaggaagaagaagacccctttatatagtgggggaacacatccaaccgttaccccactgagcagccccgcacagagcggtactaccgctggggaagggCGGCACTATCgctacgagcggtactaccgctccctgctcagcggtactaccgcgcagaaaGGAAACCCAGgccactggccccagagcggtactaccgcggagtagGAGCTGTACTACcgctcggagcggtactaccgcttccactTCCGCtggtagtgccgcaaaacccgacacgagaaaacatcgtcccgaatcgaggcggtagtaggcgcggtactacggccgatcccccgagcggtactaccgctcaacggAGCGGCACTAccacttggagcggtactaccgctgtggggcttcggcggtactaccgttgtagatcgcggtactaccgctggcacaggACGAAGAGGGAACTGGAAGAGAAGAGCAGCTCCAACGATGCGAAGGGAAGACGATGGGTGTGAtagggatgtgtacgtgttgattccaccctagtcttaccaaagcggatcccctcttaatagtatggtgactcctacggaactagtccaccaacaacgaaacgcaggagttacaccgtcttgaataaaacaccgaggggaggaaatcgtctcgtgccaatggatgattctctgaaagaacttaacgcacacgattagtccgcaaaagcattgtcatcaatcaccaaaaccactggggaataaatatgcccttacaatctccccctttttggtggattgatgacaacacgggatttgcataaACATGATATATATATGTAAGCATACAAACCCTAGGTCCTAAtatgtagatgggctccccctagatgtgtgctagtttagataagtgctttggactgcacagtacacatactaggatcaaagctccccctacattttagagaccaataaTCTAAGCATGGTGTATGAGAGCAGCATAGATGATATAACAAGATAAGTACGCAACTCCtgagctagatagacatagataaagatACTGAAAAAAGAAGgtggcatatgtcttacaccatatgactcGAACTTACGTCTTactcgaacttaggtctcacagacaAACCAACCAAAGCAAATGCGAGGAAAACACGACAAGACACGAAAGAGATgacaaagacacactcgcaaatccctaaactctctccccctttggcatcgagacaccaaaaaggagagagaGTGTTGCTACTGCTCCAGGTGAGAGCAAATGAGGGACACACGCATCAGAGCCCAGCAGAATCATCGGCACCACCGTCGTCAGTCTGGAAGTGCTcagcctcagaatcagtccacgggcagtgctgctgaatccactcttcctcctcagtaagctggtcctcagatccactctTGACTGTagtacccaactgacgcatgagctccttgtgacgaccgcgagccttcttctcagccacatgagtcatgtactggctgtgagcctccatgcagaacagcttcttcatcttagacttgagcttcttagcccaagagggctctgccgcaGAAGGTATgtagtcatcatcctcatcatcatcagcggCAGGCTCCTCCTCTGTCTCCATGGCGGCAGCAAACGAAGGAACTCCAGTTTTAGGGGCCTGAGTGCCCGTgtgatccttcttcctcagacgcttgacatcgtgagagaTCAACTCTCCACACTCCAGAGGCACCATAGGGTATACATGATCCCAAGCCTTCTCAATGAGtagcatgatgaacggaccatagatcgggcacttacgctcggagatagcagacaacagctcagaccacataacatgagagatatccaaagaCTCTCTGGTGGGATtttccttctcacgctggcagaaaagaagcatgtccacgagataagagtgaacctggtccagattcccaaTGCGAGGGAAAAGCGTCTCTCTGAAGATGcggtgaaggatatccagataggcaggcagctcataggtttccttgtGTGTCTCAGGGTTGATCTTCAGAGTGCAGTatggccagagagcttgcttgtgagtgcaaTGGGTGCGGGCGTGAGGTCGAAAGCCAACAGGAGACTCAAGCCCTAGATCTTGCACCCCAATCAGCTGCATGAACgctttccacttgacagaaagcagcttgccattggtcatccaggtgagAGTCCTGCcctcatcagtcccaaggtgaaccgtggcatagaattgggccactatatcagcatcaaagtccttgttgaatttCAGGATctcaagaatgttcagttgagtgcacatctgaagtgcttcaccaaagtagtcaggatctttctccatatggtcggtctcgatggagtgcatgttgacatagaaattcttcTTCGCTTTGATAACATCGAAGAAGATAGCAaactgaaacctgttccagaacggacggttgaccaaagtggggtcTTGGTCAActtcatacgggttgcggcggcgccttgcccagaactctttTGGCGGCATTTCTGGCACTGTCTTGCCGGGCTTTGGCTTGACTCCTGGCTTCTtctggagttgaggtggaggtggaggtggaggtggagcacttgaggatcCTCTGGCAGGCTCGGTAGTACGGTAGCGCTTGGACGTTGCACGTCCGGgattgacacgacgagcctgatgctcagggacctcatcacctggaaccacacagcagaacacgcaaacaaccagaaagcaCAAGAATAAGCCACAAAACACGAGCAAAAGACACACGGAAAGGTAGTAATATAGAGGAATTtggtggagggcggtagtaccgcgatatgagcggtagtaccgccatgagcggtagtaccgctccacaaagagcggtagtaccgctccaagcggtagtaccgccctggtgggggcggtagtaccgctcggggcggggaaacagcagtttcctactaccgtggtcagatccggcactaccgtccaACCAAATTCAAATATACTCCAACCAAACAACAAACCACACtgcctagaagcattctccatccaactcaagcctagatttggccaaaaatctagagatgcaattgctactgcccctaagatgctagattggaaaccTAGACAAAAAGAACAAGAGAACAGGGGCAGTACCGGCATCCATGgaaagaggacgaggtggggatcgttTCCACCGAAAGGAATGGAGAGGGACGGCCCGGaaagggagatccgccggagccctcccgcggcgccggttgctgcaGAGAGAGAAGAACAGGCGTGGGGgcgtgcgaatgggtatgggggagaagaaactccccctgccccgataaAACCCCCCACCCCGCGCCTCTCAGCGATAGTACCGCGCTggcgggcggtagtaccacttggagcggtagtaccgctcgccagcgGCGGTAGTACCGCCAGCAACCGAAAAGTGCTTCTAGACCCCAAAAAACGAACGAAAAGGACGGGAAGGCAAAGAAACTAAACTAAGGAACAACAAGACACCAAAAACACAAGAAACGAACCGGAACCCACTCTGACAAGGCAAACAAACAAAAGAGAGACGGgctctggcctctctcaagagagggcggtggccggagccacctatgtttgagtcaattggtatggcacctcgaagaattatccttgggcccatgaccaaaactcgtctttgaagcacaagtaccatcaaaaatggctaatgtgaaagagttgatcgttttatgcataatggggggaggaagagttcattgagagaacaaccctccccctatgtccatgcctacatctaaactagacaacaagttgagtgtggtggggggt
Above is a window of Triticum dicoccoides isolate Atlit2015 ecotype Zavitan chromosome 5B, WEW_v2.0, whole genome shotgun sequence DNA encoding:
- the LOC119307523 gene encoding ureidoglycolate hydrolase-like, translated to MSSSSPPHHTTAVPSRHLPPPTSGQRKQQLRAEPTMLPFILSLLLLAGAAAVGQGHDDAAARRTMEEFAGFPASDDGEGGRASPLRVDSDSLQRQIDELASFSDSPAPSVTRVLYSDRDVQARRYIKGIMKQLGLSVREDAVGNIFGRWVGSEAELGAVATGSHVDAIPFSGKYDGVVGVLGALEAISVLQRSGFQPKRSLEVIMFTSEEPTRFGISCLGSRLMAGSEELVQSLKRTVDNHNVSFVDAADSAGYKIHPDDLHNVFLNQDAYFAFIELHIEQGPILEKEGIPIGIVTAIAAPASIKVEFEGNGGHAGAVLMPARNDAGLAAAELALAVEKHVLESGSIDTVGTVGILQLHPGAINSIPSKSHLEIDIRDIDEKRRNDVIEKVHKSAIDISKIRGVELSEFKIINQDPPALSDKSVINAMEFAAKQLGLEYKLMISRAYHDSLFMARISPMGMIFIPCYKGYSHKPEEFASPEDMANGVQMLALTMAKLSLE